The following are encoded together in the Coffea arabica cultivar ET-39 chromosome 1c, Coffea Arabica ET-39 HiFi, whole genome shotgun sequence genome:
- the LOC140012914 gene encoding uncharacterized protein: MAPYETLYGRKCRSPICWDEVGERKILDPTTVSWIEEANEKVRLVRQKIQTAQSCQKSYADNRRKDLEFTVGDLVFLKITPLKESLMSGKGKKLQPRFVGPYKIIQRVGSVAYKLELPPSLSRIHNVFHVSMLKKYHPNYSHVLQPESIEIDETLTYEEKSVKLLDKKVKELKNKQIPLVKVLWKNHGLEEATWEVEEAIREKYPDLFANQGAHEDPQEDPTVNA; encoded by the exons ATGGCCCCGTATGAgacactttatggtcggaaatgtaggtctccaatttgttgggatgaagtaggtgaacggaaaatcttagaccCGACCACAGTATCTTGGATTGAAGAAGCTAATGAGAAAGTAAGGTTGGTACGCCAAAAAATTCAGACCGCCCAGAGCtgccaaaagagttatgccgataatcggagaaaggatttggagtttactGTTGGGgatttggtatttctcaagattacacctTTGAAAGAAAGCTTGATgtctggaaaaggaaagaagttacagccgaggtttgtagggccttacaagattatccaacgtgtggggagtgtagcctataagttggaattaccgccaagtttatctcgaatccataatgtgtttcatgtatctatgcttaagaagtaccaCCCAAACTATTCACATGTCTTACAACCAGAGagtattgagattgatgagaccTTAACCTATGAAGAGAAATCGGTTAAGCTTCTGGAtaagaaggtgaaggaattgaagaataaacagataccattagtaaaagtcctctggaagaaccatgggttggaggaagcaacttgggaggtcgaagaagcaattcgagaaaagtatccagacctgttcgccaatcaag gcgcacacgaggaccctcaagaggatcccacggtgaacgCTTAA